A genome region from Coffea arabica cultivar ET-39 chromosome 7e, Coffea Arabica ET-39 HiFi, whole genome shotgun sequence includes the following:
- the LOC140011384 gene encoding uncharacterized protein, which translates to MDILVETNEEGGNNTSLGHSPGDHSAANQGVSSLIPAGREMGHKGRKQFKVARKEGKGLQGLLGRLPLSDMDMNIETTTVAAKRRLPEEEEEANHMQIDGGLAKRVKWKQDCKWEPNSEWCIFVYASTDDKIRKKQWDCLCSRNNIWGKNKILIGDFNDIISNDEKWGGRTRPNWTFSDFKDCINKNELLLLDVGFEGLPWTWSNLWVGEDEIKQRLDRALASVDWCEVFKDARVTHIEVESSDHNIILLETEPRIRKPKRRFHFDPRWLQYREVEGQIQEAWGKNQVGSKAVRISRKIKQCRMSLSAWSRTLKLNSRMEIKRIKEEIQAARTRNGSDNKETIRMLRKQLSDAYKQEELYWNQRARIKWLQNGDKNTAYFHAVVKGRRKKNKISRLEKEQGGWCATDEEIAHFYSQLFTSSKPSEFDEILNGIPKTITEQMNLQLTRPVTEKEIRIAVFSMHPNKSPGPDGMSPVFFQRFWDIIKVDVVDAIRSFFHTGFLPKAINETLVTLIPKIDNPLNLVHFRPISLCNVFYKIISKVLVNRLKPCLNSCISYSQAAFVPNRQILDNVIVAREYMHWLKSKREGKEGYMAIKLDLSKAYDRVEWNFLYAVLCKMGFAPLWIRWMHGCLSSVSYSFNVNGVKRGYVSPTRGIRQGDPLSPYLFLFCAEGLSNLLNKAVSNKQISGVKIARQGPKVSHLFFADDSLIFCKANGDEAGHIKAILECYGKASGQQVNINKSAVFFSKSTGSREKEEVLQRLGGIQQVTQGKYLGLPLVVGRSKNSVFRFIKENLMTKIQSWKGKLLSNAGKEVLLKSVVTALPSYAMSVFRLSKSLCKELSGLMARFWWGNDQGDKRMHWKKWNDLAERKVNGGLGFRDLLCFNEALLAKQVWRILTCPNLLVSKVMKSRYFPNSNIFESKVKARASWIWQSLHSSLEMLDSGMWKQVGDGSMVEIWKDRWVEGSKSGRVSSPKPNGYQLTKVCNLIKGRQWNKDIIQGLFAKEEAETIMSIPLSVFQMKDRFKWKYTANGCYSTKSGYARAKERIKESVRRIRHKITPAQTKKDPRRTGKGDPLCKCCGEEQETTEHALLLCKAREMAWATFPVSWDGIKDYSWNFWKWWEYMQEARSREDGTKHIELTANFLWQIWKARNEGNFHQARTKGHQIAKKAMDEWLEYEEEGSNAERDKEVSSQTDDRQGMLTSLVEQHSSIMYTDAGMNQTKKKAGVGIIAKDNNGRILATWSIPYSGARDAAELEAIAIRTALSKAIEENMSSLLILSDCKAVVDRINVGCQGLNSLDMLIEDIRQLSRSFWKCSFFHIRREMNLCSHRLAKLAVNLVQETRWKQSFSVWLNKEAHNDFLAVASLL; encoded by the exons ATGGACATTTTAGTTGAAACTAACGAGGAAGGAGGAAATAACACCTCTCTCGGACATTCTCCTGGAGATCATTCAGCTGCAAACCAAGGGGTAAGCAGTCTAATACCAGCAGGTAGAGAGATGGGACATAAAGGTAGGAAGCAATTTAAGGTAGCCAGGAAAGAGGGTAAAGGACTACAAGGTCTGCTGGGTAGGCTCCCACTATCAGATATGGACATGAACATTGAAACTACAACAGTAGCTGCAAAGAGGAGATTAccagaggaggaggaagaagccAACCATATGCAAATTGATGGGGGCTTAGCTAAAAGAGTTAAATGGAAGCAAGATTGCAAATGGGAACCAAATTCTGAG TGGTGCATTTTTGTTTATGCTAGTACTGATGATAAAATTCGGAAAAAGCAATGGGATTGTTTGTGTAGTAGGAACAATATCTGGggtaaaaacaaaattttaattgGTGATTTTAATGACATAATTTCCAATGATGAAAAATGGGGGGGCAGAACACGACCAAATTGGACTTTCTCTGATTTTAAAGACTGCATTAACAAAAATGAGCTCCTGCTCCTGGATGTTGGTTTTGAGGGCCTCCCATGGACTTGGAGTAACCTTTGGGTGGGGGAGGATGAAATTAAACAGAGATTGGATAGAGCTCTTGCAAGTGTTGACTGGTGTGAGGTATTCAAAGATGCAAGAGTGACCCATATTGAGGTTGAATCCTCTGATCACAATATCATCCTTTTAGAGACAGAGCCTAGAATTAGGAAGCCAAAAAGAAGATTTCATTTTGATCCCAGATGGCTACAATATAGGGAAGTAGAAGGCCAAATCCAAGAGGCGTGGGGTAAAAATCAAGTGGGGTCCAAAGCTGTAAGAATCAGTAGGAAGATCAAGCAGTGTAGAATGTCTCTCTCGGCTTGGAGCAGAACATTGAAGCTAAACAGCAGGATGGAAATTAAAAGGATCAAAGAAGAAATTCAAGCTGCGAGGACTAGAAATGGTAGTGATAATAAAGAAACCATAAGGATGCTTAGGAAACAACTCTCTGATGCCTATAAGCAAGAGGAACTTTATTGGAACCAGAGGGCAAGAATCAAATGGCTTCAAAATGGGGACAAGAACACAGCTTATTTTCATGCTGTGGTGAAGGGCAGaaggaaaaagaacaaaatttccAGACTGGAGAAGGAGCAGGGAGGATGGTGTGCAACTGACGAGGAAATTGCTCATTTTTATAGCCAGCTGTTCACATCCTCGAAGCCATCAGAATTTGATGAGATATTAAATGGTATTCCTAAGACTATCACGGAGCAGATGAACCTGCAACTTACCAGACCTGTCACTGAGAAGGAAATCAGGATTGCTGTGTTTTCCATGCACCCCAACAAATCCCCTGGCCCAGACGGTATGTCCCCTGTTTTCTTTCAAAGATTTTGGGATATTATCAAAGTAGATGTAGTGGATGCTATTCGAAGCTTTTTTCACACTGGTTTCCTTCCGAAAGCCATCAATGAGACCTTGGTCACCCTTATTCCTAAAATAGACAACCCCCTCAACCTGGTTCACTTTAGGCCTATTAGTCTATGCAATGTATTTTACAAAATTATCTCTAAGGTTTTGGTTAACAGACTCAAACCTTGTCTTAACTCTTGCATCAGTTACTCCCAGGCTGCTTTTGTCCCAAATAGGCAAATTCTGGACAATGTCATAGTAGCTCGCGAATACATGCATTGGCTGAAATCAAAAAGAGAGGGGAAGGAGGGTTACATGGCCATTAAGCTTGATCTTTCCAAAGCCTATGATAGAGTCGAATGGAATTTCCTTTATGCCGTACTATGTAAAATGGGGTTTGCCCCTCTGTGGATTAGATGGATGCATGGGTGTCTGTCCTCAGTGTCTTACTCCTTCAATGTTAATGGTGTTAAGCGAGGGTATGTTAGTCCTACGAGAGGGATTAGGCAGGGAGATCCCCTTTCCCCgtatctttttttgttttgtgctGAAGGACTTTCTAACCTCCTTAATAAAGCTGTCAGTAATAAACAAATCTCAGGAGTCAAGATTGCAAGACAAGGACCCAAAGTTTCCCATCTATTTTTCGCTGACGACTCACTTATTTTTTGCAAAGCTAATGGTGATGAAGCAGGACATATAAAAGCAATATTGGAGTGTTATGGGAAAGCATCGGGGCAACAAGTCAACATCAACAAGTCTGCGGTCTTCTTCAGCAAAAGTACAGGCAGTAGAGAGAAGGAGGAGGTACTACAAAGGCTAGGAGGAATCCAACAGGTTACACAGGGGAAGTATCTGGGCTTACCTTTAGTTGTTGGAAGGTCTAAAAACAGTGTGTTCAGGTTTATTAAAGAGAATTTGATGACTAAAATCCAAAGCTGGAAAGGGAAACTTTTGAGTAATGCTGGGAAAGAGGTTTTGCTAAAATCAGTGGTTACTGCTCTCCCATCCTATGCCATGTCTGTTTTCAGATTATCCAAAAGCTTGTGCAAAGAGCTAAGTGGGTTAATGGCCAGATTTTGGTGGGGAAATGATCAAGGGGATAAAAGAATGCATTGGAAGAAGTGGAATGACTTAGCTGAGAGGAAAGTGAATGGTGGACTTGGGTTTAGGGACTTActatgcttcaatgaagctttgctAGCCAAACAAGTTTGGCGAATTCTCACTTGTCCCAACTTGTTGGTTAGCAAAGTTATGAAAAGTAGGTACTTCCCTAACTCTAATATCTTTGAATCCAAGGTAAAGGctagggcatcttggatttggCAAAGTTTGCATAGTTCATTAGAGATGCTGGATAGTGGGATGTGGAAGCAAGTTGGGGATGGATCCATGGTGGAGATCTGGAAAGATAGATGGGTAGAGGGTTCAAAAAGTGGAAGAGTCTCCTCTCCTAAACCGAATGGTTACCAACTGACCAAAGTTTGTAATTTGATTAAAGGGAGGCAATGGAACAAGGACATCATTCAAGGACTGTTCGCAAAGGAGGAGGCAGAGACAATCATGTCAATTCCACTCAGTGTATTCCAAATGAAGGACAGGTTCAAATGGAAATATACAGCAAATGGTTGTTATTCTACTAAATCTGGTTACGCTAGGGCCAAAGAGCGAATCAAAGAGTCAGTGAGAAGAATAAGGCACAAGATAACTCCAGCACAAACAAAGAAAGATCCAAG AAGGACGGGCAAGGGTGATCCGCTTTGCAAATGCTGTGGGGAAGAACAAGAAACTACTGAACATGCATTACTTCTCTGCAAAGCTAGAGAGATGGCTTGGGCAACATTCCCTGTTTCATGGGATGGTATTAAAGACTATAGTTGGAACTTTTGGAAATGGTGGGAATATATGCAGGAGGCCAGATCAAGGGAAGATGGAACTAAACACATTGAACTCACAGCAAACTTTCTCTGGCAAATCTGGAAGGCAAGGAATGAGGGAAACTTTCACCAGGCAAGGACAAAGGGGCACCAGATAGCCAAAAAAGCAATGGATGAATGGTTAGAATATGAGGAAGAAGGTAGCAATGCTGAGAGGGACAAGGAAGTTAGTTCCCAAACAGATGACAGGCAGGGCATGTTAACTAGTCTGGTGGAACAGCATAGCTCCATTATGTACACGGATGCTGGAATGAATCAGACCAAGAAAAAAGCAGGAGTGGGGATCATAGCTAAAGATAACAATGGCAGGATCCTGGCAACTTGGTCCATTCCATATTCAGGAGCCAGAGATGCGGCAGAATTGGAGGCTATTGCTATTAGAACAGCCTTAAGCAAAGCCATAGAGGAAAACATGTCATCCTTGTTGATTCTCTCTGACTGCAAAGCTGTTGTGGACAGAATCAATGTAGGATGTCAAGGTCTAAACTCTCTGGACATGCTAATTGAAGATATAAGGCAACTGAGTCGCTCATTCTGGAAATGTTCCTTTTTTCACATTAGGAGAGAAATGAACCTGTGTAGTCACAGGTTAGCTAAGTTAGCAGTTAACTTGGTACAAGAAACTAGGTGGAAGCAATCATTCTCTGTGTGGCTTAACAAAGAAGCCCACAATGATTTCCTGGCAGTTGCCAGTCTTTTGTAA